In Rhinolophus sinicus isolate RSC01 linkage group LG17, ASM3656204v1, whole genome shotgun sequence, one DNA window encodes the following:
- the NIT1 gene encoding deaminated glutathione amidase isoform X3, with translation MTQKTLGYERHVALQGLQLSPRSQGQVTDRTTSARTNPRDPLRAAGPATSRPRVRRSGDSDDPGPSDPRILPGPAAGGFAPRSPTDTPRRRGFRLPARPLSRRLGRLLPRPAPVSGHRARACSEGRQQPGRPLFPHLLRTPPPAPLRLLRPHLLRRHRPLARAAPAALPRATAALRHLRRPGASGAQRRPRVTSARGFPPARRRAAAPRPLRVRTLRVVPAASSRGASSPPRRPRQGFIIRPHQLLSLLCPGLRIPRLSVLCAQPRPRAMALSPSSSSSSSSSDALPLVAVCQVTSTPDKQHNFKACAELVREAARLGACLAFLPEAFDFIARDPAETLHLSEPLGGSLLGEYTQLARECGLWLSLGGFHERGQDWEQTQKIYNCHVLLDSEGSVVATYRKTHLCDVEIPGQGPMHESSSTMPGPSLKSPVSTPAGKIGLAICYDMRFPELSLTLAQAGAEILTYPSAFGSVTGPAHWETGFKSPREASCTADPHAHTQTQCSLQSLTETALQPLLVVPAHLSSGSVARWL, from the exons ATGACACAGAAGACGCTCGGCTATGAGCGTCACGTGGCTCTGCAGGGACTGCAATTGTCACCTCGGTCTCAGGGTCAGGTAACAGACCGCACAACCAGCGCGAGGACGAATCCCCGGGACCCGCTACGAGCTGCCGGCCCAGCGACATCCCGTCCGAGGGTGCGGAGAAGCGGGGACAGTGACGACCCGGGTCCGTCAGACCCGCGCATCCTCCCAGGCCCTGCCGCTGGCGGCTTCGCTCCCCGGAGCCCCACCGACACCCCGCGGCGGCGCGGCTTTCGCCTCCCAGCGCGCCCGCTCTCCCGCAGGCTCGGCCGCCTTCTCCCACGACCCGCCCCTGTGAGCGGCCACCGAGCGCGGGCCTGCAGCGAAGGCCGGCAGCAGCCGGGGCGCCCCCTCTTCCCGCATCTCCTCCGGACGCCGCCGCCCGCCCCCCTCCGCCTTCTCCGCCCTCACCTGCTCCGCCGACACCGCCCCCTTGCCCGCGCCGCTCCCGCCGCTCTTCCCCGCGCGACCGCCGCTCTCCGCCATCTTCGCCGCCCCGGGGCTTCCGGCGCGCAGCGCAGACCTCGCGTCACTTCCGCCCGCGGGTTTCCGCCCGCTCGCCGCCGCGCCGCCGCCCCCAGGCCGCTCCGGGTCAGGACCCTGCGAGTGGTTCCGGCGGCGTCTTCCCGTGGGGCCTCGTCCCCGCCCCGCCGGCCGCG gCAGGGCTTCATCATAAGGCCTCATCAGCTCCTGTCGCTTCTGTGTCCTGGACTCCGGATACCTCGACTCTCAGTACTTTGTGCTCAGCCCAG GCCCAGAGCCATggctctctccccctcctcctcctcctcctcctcctcctccgacGCACTGCCCCTGGTGGCTGTGTGCCAGGTAACGTCCACACCAGACAAGCAGCACAACTTTAAAGCGTGTGCTGAGCTGGTTCGAGAGGCCGCCCGACTGGGCGCTTGCCTGGCTTTCCTGCCTGAGGCATTTGACTTCATTGCACGCGACCCTGCAGAGACTCTGCACCTGTCTGAGCCACTGGGAGGGAGCCTTTTGGGAGAATACACGCAGCTGGCCAG GGAATGTGGACTCTGGCTGTCCTTGGGTGGCTTTCACGAGCGTGGCCAAGACTGGGAGCAGACTCAGAAAATCTACAACTGTCATGTGCTTCTGGACAGCGAGG GGTCGGTAGTGGCCACTTACAGGAAGACGCATCTGTGTGACGTAGAGATTCCGGGGCAGGGGCCTATGCATGAAAGCAGCTCTACCATGCCTGGGCCCAGTCTCAAGTCCCCTGTCAGCACACCAGCAGGCAAG ATTGGTCTGGCTATCTGCTATGACATGCGGTTCCCTGAACTGTCTCTGACATTGGCTCAGGCTGGAGCAGAAATACTTACCTACCCCTCGGCTTTTGGATCCGTAACAGGCCCCGCCCACTGGGAG ACAGGATTTAAGAGCCCTCGTGAAGCCAGTTGCACTGCTGACCCCCACGCACACACGCAGACGCAGTGTTCACTTCAGTCCCTTACGGAGACTGCGCTACAGCCTTTGCTTGTTGTCCCTGCACATCTGTCTTCTGGCTCAGTGGCAAGGTGGCTGTAG
- the NIT1 gene encoding deaminated glutathione amidase isoform X1, which produces MTQKTLGYERHVALQGLQLSPRSQGQVTDRTTSARTNPRDPLRAAGPATSRPRVRRSGDSDDPGPSDPRILPGPAAGGFAPRSPTDTPRRRGFRLPARPLSRRLGRLLPRPAPVSGHRARACSEGRQQPGRPLFPHLLRTPPPAPLRLLRPHLLRRHRPLARAAPAALPRATAALRHLRRPGASGAQRRPRVTSARGFPPARRRAAAPRPLRVRTLRVVPAASSRGASSPPRRPRQGFIIRPHQLLSLLCPGLRIPRLSVLCAQPRPRAMALSPSSSSSSSSSDALPLVAVCQVTSTPDKQHNFKACAELVREAARLGACLAFLPEAFDFIARDPAETLHLSEPLGGSLLGEYTQLARECGLWLSLGGFHERGQDWEQTQKIYNCHVLLDSEGSVVATYRKTHLCDVEIPGQGPMHESSSTMPGPSLKSPVSTPAGKIGLAICYDMRFPELSLTLAQAGAEILTYPSAFGSVTGPAHWEVLLRARAIEAQCYVVAAAQCGRHHEKRASYGHSMVVDPWGTVVARCSEGPGLCLARIDLRYLRQLRQHLPVFQHRRPDLYGSLGGPLS; this is translated from the exons ATGACACAGAAGACGCTCGGCTATGAGCGTCACGTGGCTCTGCAGGGACTGCAATTGTCACCTCGGTCTCAGGGTCAGGTAACAGACCGCACAACCAGCGCGAGGACGAATCCCCGGGACCCGCTACGAGCTGCCGGCCCAGCGACATCCCGTCCGAGGGTGCGGAGAAGCGGGGACAGTGACGACCCGGGTCCGTCAGACCCGCGCATCCTCCCAGGCCCTGCCGCTGGCGGCTTCGCTCCCCGGAGCCCCACCGACACCCCGCGGCGGCGCGGCTTTCGCCTCCCAGCGCGCCCGCTCTCCCGCAGGCTCGGCCGCCTTCTCCCACGACCCGCCCCTGTGAGCGGCCACCGAGCGCGGGCCTGCAGCGAAGGCCGGCAGCAGCCGGGGCGCCCCCTCTTCCCGCATCTCCTCCGGACGCCGCCGCCCGCCCCCCTCCGCCTTCTCCGCCCTCACCTGCTCCGCCGACACCGCCCCCTTGCCCGCGCCGCTCCCGCCGCTCTTCCCCGCGCGACCGCCGCTCTCCGCCATCTTCGCCGCCCCGGGGCTTCCGGCGCGCAGCGCAGACCTCGCGTCACTTCCGCCCGCGGGTTTCCGCCCGCTCGCCGCCGCGCCGCCGCCCCCAGGCCGCTCCGGGTCAGGACCCTGCGAGTGGTTCCGGCGGCGTCTTCCCGTGGGGCCTCGTCCCCGCCCCGCCGGCCGCG gCAGGGCTTCATCATAAGGCCTCATCAGCTCCTGTCGCTTCTGTGTCCTGGACTCCGGATACCTCGACTCTCAGTACTTTGTGCTCAGCCCAG GCCCAGAGCCATggctctctccccctcctcctcctcctcctcctcctcctccgacGCACTGCCCCTGGTGGCTGTGTGCCAGGTAACGTCCACACCAGACAAGCAGCACAACTTTAAAGCGTGTGCTGAGCTGGTTCGAGAGGCCGCCCGACTGGGCGCTTGCCTGGCTTTCCTGCCTGAGGCATTTGACTTCATTGCACGCGACCCTGCAGAGACTCTGCACCTGTCTGAGCCACTGGGAGGGAGCCTTTTGGGAGAATACACGCAGCTGGCCAG GGAATGTGGACTCTGGCTGTCCTTGGGTGGCTTTCACGAGCGTGGCCAAGACTGGGAGCAGACTCAGAAAATCTACAACTGTCATGTGCTTCTGGACAGCGAGG GGTCGGTAGTGGCCACTTACAGGAAGACGCATCTGTGTGACGTAGAGATTCCGGGGCAGGGGCCTATGCATGAAAGCAGCTCTACCATGCCTGGGCCCAGTCTCAAGTCCCCTGTCAGCACACCAGCAGGCAAG ATTGGTCTGGCTATCTGCTATGACATGCGGTTCCCTGAACTGTCTCTGACATTGGCTCAGGCTGGAGCAGAAATACTTACCTACCCCTCGGCTTTTGGATCCGTAACAGGCCCCGCCCACTGGGAG GTGTTACTGCGGGCCCGTGCCATTGAAGCTCAGTGCTACGTAGTGGCAGCAGCACAGTGTGGACGCCACCATGAGAAGAGAGCAAGTTACGGGCACAGCATGGTGGTGGACCCCTGGGGAACCGTGGTGGCCCGCTGCTCTGAGGGACCAGGCCTCTGCCTGGCCCGAATCGACCTCCGTTATCTACGCCAGTTGCGCCAACACCTGCCTGTGTTCCAGCACCGCAGACCTGATCTCTACGGCAGTCTGGGTGGCCCACTGTCTTGA
- the NIT1 gene encoding deaminated glutathione amidase isoform X2 — translation MTQKTLGYERHVALQGLQLSPRSQGQVTDRTTSARTNPRDPLRAAGPATSRPRVRRSGDSDDPGPSDPRILPGPAAGGFAPRSPTDTPRRRGFRLPARPLSRRLGRLLPRPAPVSGHRARACSEGRQQPGRPLFPHLLRTPPPAPLRLLRPHLLRRHRPLARAAPAALPRATAALRHLRRPGASGAQRRPRVTSARGFPPARRRAAAPRPLRGFIIRPHQLLSLLCPGLRIPRLSVLCAQPRPRAMALSPSSSSSSSSSDALPLVAVCQVTSTPDKQHNFKACAELVREAARLGACLAFLPEAFDFIARDPAETLHLSEPLGGSLLGEYTQLARECGLWLSLGGFHERGQDWEQTQKIYNCHVLLDSEGSVVATYRKTHLCDVEIPGQGPMHESSSTMPGPSLKSPVSTPAGKIGLAICYDMRFPELSLTLAQAGAEILTYPSAFGSVTGPAHWEVLLRARAIEAQCYVVAAAQCGRHHEKRASYGHSMVVDPWGTVVARCSEGPGLCLARIDLRYLRQLRQHLPVFQHRRPDLYGSLGGPLS, via the exons ATGACACAGAAGACGCTCGGCTATGAGCGTCACGTGGCTCTGCAGGGACTGCAATTGTCACCTCGGTCTCAGGGTCAGGTAACAGACCGCACAACCAGCGCGAGGACGAATCCCCGGGACCCGCTACGAGCTGCCGGCCCAGCGACATCCCGTCCGAGGGTGCGGAGAAGCGGGGACAGTGACGACCCGGGTCCGTCAGACCCGCGCATCCTCCCAGGCCCTGCCGCTGGCGGCTTCGCTCCCCGGAGCCCCACCGACACCCCGCGGCGGCGCGGCTTTCGCCTCCCAGCGCGCCCGCTCTCCCGCAGGCTCGGCCGCCTTCTCCCACGACCCGCCCCTGTGAGCGGCCACCGAGCGCGGGCCTGCAGCGAAGGCCGGCAGCAGCCGGGGCGCCCCCTCTTCCCGCATCTCCTCCGGACGCCGCCGCCCGCCCCCCTCCGCCTTCTCCGCCCTCACCTGCTCCGCCGACACCGCCCCCTTGCCCGCGCCGCTCCCGCCGCTCTTCCCCGCGCGACCGCCGCTCTCCGCCATCTTCGCCGCCCCGGGGCTTCCGGCGCGCAGCGCAGACCTCGCGTCACTTCCGCCCGCGGGTTTCCGCCCGCTCGCCGCCGCGCCGCCGCCCCCAGGCCGCTCCGG GGCTTCATCATAAGGCCTCATCAGCTCCTGTCGCTTCTGTGTCCTGGACTCCGGATACCTCGACTCTCAGTACTTTGTGCTCAGCCCAG GCCCAGAGCCATggctctctccccctcctcctcctcctcctcctcctcctccgacGCACTGCCCCTGGTGGCTGTGTGCCAGGTAACGTCCACACCAGACAAGCAGCACAACTTTAAAGCGTGTGCTGAGCTGGTTCGAGAGGCCGCCCGACTGGGCGCTTGCCTGGCTTTCCTGCCTGAGGCATTTGACTTCATTGCACGCGACCCTGCAGAGACTCTGCACCTGTCTGAGCCACTGGGAGGGAGCCTTTTGGGAGAATACACGCAGCTGGCCAG GGAATGTGGACTCTGGCTGTCCTTGGGTGGCTTTCACGAGCGTGGCCAAGACTGGGAGCAGACTCAGAAAATCTACAACTGTCATGTGCTTCTGGACAGCGAGG GGTCGGTAGTGGCCACTTACAGGAAGACGCATCTGTGTGACGTAGAGATTCCGGGGCAGGGGCCTATGCATGAAAGCAGCTCTACCATGCCTGGGCCCAGTCTCAAGTCCCCTGTCAGCACACCAGCAGGCAAG ATTGGTCTGGCTATCTGCTATGACATGCGGTTCCCTGAACTGTCTCTGACATTGGCTCAGGCTGGAGCAGAAATACTTACCTACCCCTCGGCTTTTGGATCCGTAACAGGCCCCGCCCACTGGGAG GTGTTACTGCGGGCCCGTGCCATTGAAGCTCAGTGCTACGTAGTGGCAGCAGCACAGTGTGGACGCCACCATGAGAAGAGAGCAAGTTACGGGCACAGCATGGTGGTGGACCCCTGGGGAACCGTGGTGGCCCGCTGCTCTGAGGGACCAGGCCTCTGCCTGGCCCGAATCGACCTCCGTTATCTACGCCAGTTGCGCCAACACCTGCCTGTGTTCCAGCACCGCAGACCTGATCTCTACGGCAGTCTGGGTGGCCCACTGTCTTGA
- the NIT1 gene encoding deaminated glutathione amidase isoform X4 encodes MTQKTLGYERHVALQGLQLSPRSQGQVTDRTTSARTNPRDPLRAAGPATSRPRVRRSGDSDDPGPSDPRILPGPAAGGFAPRSPTDTPRRRGFRLPARPLSRRLGRLLPRPAPVSGHRARACSEGRQQPGRPLFPHLLRTPPPAPLRLLRPHLLRRHRPLARAAPAALPRATAALRHLRRPGASGAQRRPRVTSARGFPPARRRAAAPRPLRVRTLRVVPAASSRGASSPPRRPRQGFIIRPHQLLSLLCPGLRIPRLSVLCAQPRPRAMALSPSSSSSSSSSDALPLVAVCQVTSTPDKQHNFKACAELVREAARLGACLAFLPEAFDFIARDPAETLHLSEPLGGSLLGEYTQLARECGLWLSLGGFHERGQDWEQTQKIYNCHVLLDSEGSVVATYRKTHLCDVEIPGQGPMHESSSTMPGPSLKSPVSTPAGKIGLAICYDMRFPELSLTLAQAGAEILTYPSAFGSVTGPAHWEAVTRMVTVGRLACSVHCLSVPH; translated from the exons ATGACACAGAAGACGCTCGGCTATGAGCGTCACGTGGCTCTGCAGGGACTGCAATTGTCACCTCGGTCTCAGGGTCAGGTAACAGACCGCACAACCAGCGCGAGGACGAATCCCCGGGACCCGCTACGAGCTGCCGGCCCAGCGACATCCCGTCCGAGGGTGCGGAGAAGCGGGGACAGTGACGACCCGGGTCCGTCAGACCCGCGCATCCTCCCAGGCCCTGCCGCTGGCGGCTTCGCTCCCCGGAGCCCCACCGACACCCCGCGGCGGCGCGGCTTTCGCCTCCCAGCGCGCCCGCTCTCCCGCAGGCTCGGCCGCCTTCTCCCACGACCCGCCCCTGTGAGCGGCCACCGAGCGCGGGCCTGCAGCGAAGGCCGGCAGCAGCCGGGGCGCCCCCTCTTCCCGCATCTCCTCCGGACGCCGCCGCCCGCCCCCCTCCGCCTTCTCCGCCCTCACCTGCTCCGCCGACACCGCCCCCTTGCCCGCGCCGCTCCCGCCGCTCTTCCCCGCGCGACCGCCGCTCTCCGCCATCTTCGCCGCCCCGGGGCTTCCGGCGCGCAGCGCAGACCTCGCGTCACTTCCGCCCGCGGGTTTCCGCCCGCTCGCCGCCGCGCCGCCGCCCCCAGGCCGCTCCGGGTCAGGACCCTGCGAGTGGTTCCGGCGGCGTCTTCCCGTGGGGCCTCGTCCCCGCCCCGCCGGCCGCG gCAGGGCTTCATCATAAGGCCTCATCAGCTCCTGTCGCTTCTGTGTCCTGGACTCCGGATACCTCGACTCTCAGTACTTTGTGCTCAGCCCAG GCCCAGAGCCATggctctctccccctcctcctcctcctcctcctcctcctccgacGCACTGCCCCTGGTGGCTGTGTGCCAGGTAACGTCCACACCAGACAAGCAGCACAACTTTAAAGCGTGTGCTGAGCTGGTTCGAGAGGCCGCCCGACTGGGCGCTTGCCTGGCTTTCCTGCCTGAGGCATTTGACTTCATTGCACGCGACCCTGCAGAGACTCTGCACCTGTCTGAGCCACTGGGAGGGAGCCTTTTGGGAGAATACACGCAGCTGGCCAG GGAATGTGGACTCTGGCTGTCCTTGGGTGGCTTTCACGAGCGTGGCCAAGACTGGGAGCAGACTCAGAAAATCTACAACTGTCATGTGCTTCTGGACAGCGAGG GGTCGGTAGTGGCCACTTACAGGAAGACGCATCTGTGTGACGTAGAGATTCCGGGGCAGGGGCCTATGCATGAAAGCAGCTCTACCATGCCTGGGCCCAGTCTCAAGTCCCCTGTCAGCACACCAGCAGGCAAG ATTGGTCTGGCTATCTGCTATGACATGCGGTTCCCTGAACTGTCTCTGACATTGGCTCAGGCTGGAGCAGAAATACTTACCTACCCCTCGGCTTTTGGATCCGTAACAGGCCCCGCCCACTGGGAG GCAGTTACCAGAATGGTCACAGTGGGTAGACTGGCCTGCAGTGTCCATTGCCTGTCAGTTCCCCACTAG
- the NIT1 gene encoding deaminated glutathione amidase isoform X5 produces MPALRGQGFIIRPHQLLSLLCPGLRIPRLSVLCAQPRPRAMALSPSSSSSSSSSDALPLVAVCQVTSTPDKQHNFKACAELVREAARLGACLAFLPEAFDFIARDPAETLHLSEPLGGSLLGEYTQLARECGLWLSLGGFHERGQDWEQTQKIYNCHVLLDSEGSVVATYRKTHLCDVEIPGQGPMHESSSTMPGPSLKSPVSTPAGKIGLAICYDMRFPELSLTLAQAGAEILTYPSAFGSVTGPAHWEVLLRARAIEAQCYVVAAAQCGRHHEKRASYGHSMVVDPWGTVVARCSEGPGLCLARIDLRYLRQLRQHLPVFQHRRPDLYGSLGGPLS; encoded by the exons ATGCCGGCGCTGCGAGG gCAGGGCTTCATCATAAGGCCTCATCAGCTCCTGTCGCTTCTGTGTCCTGGACTCCGGATACCTCGACTCTCAGTACTTTGTGCTCAGCCCAG GCCCAGAGCCATggctctctccccctcctcctcctcctcctcctcctcctccgacGCACTGCCCCTGGTGGCTGTGTGCCAGGTAACGTCCACACCAGACAAGCAGCACAACTTTAAAGCGTGTGCTGAGCTGGTTCGAGAGGCCGCCCGACTGGGCGCTTGCCTGGCTTTCCTGCCTGAGGCATTTGACTTCATTGCACGCGACCCTGCAGAGACTCTGCACCTGTCTGAGCCACTGGGAGGGAGCCTTTTGGGAGAATACACGCAGCTGGCCAG GGAATGTGGACTCTGGCTGTCCTTGGGTGGCTTTCACGAGCGTGGCCAAGACTGGGAGCAGACTCAGAAAATCTACAACTGTCATGTGCTTCTGGACAGCGAGG GGTCGGTAGTGGCCACTTACAGGAAGACGCATCTGTGTGACGTAGAGATTCCGGGGCAGGGGCCTATGCATGAAAGCAGCTCTACCATGCCTGGGCCCAGTCTCAAGTCCCCTGTCAGCACACCAGCAGGCAAG ATTGGTCTGGCTATCTGCTATGACATGCGGTTCCCTGAACTGTCTCTGACATTGGCTCAGGCTGGAGCAGAAATACTTACCTACCCCTCGGCTTTTGGATCCGTAACAGGCCCCGCCCACTGGGAG GTGTTACTGCGGGCCCGTGCCATTGAAGCTCAGTGCTACGTAGTGGCAGCAGCACAGTGTGGACGCCACCATGAGAAGAGAGCAAGTTACGGGCACAGCATGGTGGTGGACCCCTGGGGAACCGTGGTGGCCCGCTGCTCTGAGGGACCAGGCCTCTGCCTGGCCCGAATCGACCTCCGTTATCTACGCCAGTTGCGCCAACACCTGCCTGTGTTCCAGCACCGCAGACCTGATCTCTACGGCAGTCTGGGTGGCCCACTGTCTTGA
- the NIT1 gene encoding deaminated glutathione amidase isoform X6 codes for MALSPSSSSSSSSSDALPLVAVCQVTSTPDKQHNFKACAELVREAARLGACLAFLPEAFDFIARDPAETLHLSEPLGGSLLGEYTQLARECGLWLSLGGFHERGQDWEQTQKIYNCHVLLDSEGSVVATYRKTHLCDVEIPGQGPMHESSSTMPGPSLKSPVSTPAGKIGLAICYDMRFPELSLTLAQAGAEILTYPSAFGSVTGPAHWEVLLRARAIEAQCYVVAAAQCGRHHEKRASYGHSMVVDPWGTVVARCSEGPGLCLARIDLRYLRQLRQHLPVFQHRRPDLYGSLGGPLS; via the exons ATggctctctccccctcctcctcctcctcctcctcctcctccgacGCACTGCCCCTGGTGGCTGTGTGCCAGGTAACGTCCACACCAGACAAGCAGCACAACTTTAAAGCGTGTGCTGAGCTGGTTCGAGAGGCCGCCCGACTGGGCGCTTGCCTGGCTTTCCTGCCTGAGGCATTTGACTTCATTGCACGCGACCCTGCAGAGACTCTGCACCTGTCTGAGCCACTGGGAGGGAGCCTTTTGGGAGAATACACGCAGCTGGCCAG GGAATGTGGACTCTGGCTGTCCTTGGGTGGCTTTCACGAGCGTGGCCAAGACTGGGAGCAGACTCAGAAAATCTACAACTGTCATGTGCTTCTGGACAGCGAGG GGTCGGTAGTGGCCACTTACAGGAAGACGCATCTGTGTGACGTAGAGATTCCGGGGCAGGGGCCTATGCATGAAAGCAGCTCTACCATGCCTGGGCCCAGTCTCAAGTCCCCTGTCAGCACACCAGCAGGCAAG ATTGGTCTGGCTATCTGCTATGACATGCGGTTCCCTGAACTGTCTCTGACATTGGCTCAGGCTGGAGCAGAAATACTTACCTACCCCTCGGCTTTTGGATCCGTAACAGGCCCCGCCCACTGGGAG GTGTTACTGCGGGCCCGTGCCATTGAAGCTCAGTGCTACGTAGTGGCAGCAGCACAGTGTGGACGCCACCATGAGAAGAGAGCAAGTTACGGGCACAGCATGGTGGTGGACCCCTGGGGAACCGTGGTGGCCCGCTGCTCTGAGGGACCAGGCCTCTGCCTGGCCCGAATCGACCTCCGTTATCTACGCCAGTTGCGCCAACACCTGCCTGTGTTCCAGCACCGCAGACCTGATCTCTACGGCAGTCTGGGTGGCCCACTGTCTTGA
- the DEDD gene encoding death effector domain-containing protein → MAGLKRRASQVWPEERGALEHGLYSLHRMFDVVGTHLTHRDVRVLSFLFVDVIDDHERGLIRNGRDFLLALERQGRCDESNFRQVLQLLRVITRHDLLPYVTLKRRRAVCPDLVDKYLEETSIRYVTPRALSDPEPRPTQPPKTVPPHYPVVCCPTPGPQMCSKRPARGRATLGSQRKRRKSVTADPKEKQTCDIRLRVRAEYCQHETALQGNVFSNRQDPLERQFERFNQANTILKSRDLGSIICDIKFSELTYLDAFWRDYINGSLLEALKGVFITDSLKQAVGHEAIKLLVNVDEEDYELGRQKLLTNLMLQALP, encoded by the exons ATGGCGGGCCTGAAGCGGCGTGCCAGCCAGGTGTGGCCTGAGGAGCGTGGCGCGCTGGAGCACGGGCTCTACAGCCTGCACCGCATGTTCGACGTCGTGGGCACCCATCTGACACACAGGGACGTGCGTGTGCTCTCCTTCCTGTTTGTTGATGTCATCGACGACCACGAGCGGGGCCTCATCCGGAACGGACGTGACTTCCTGCTGGCGCTGGAGCGCCAGGGCCGCTGTGACGAGAGTAACTTCCGCCAGGTGCTACAGCTGCTGCGCGTCATCACTCGCCATGACCTGCTGCCCTACGTCACGCTCAAGCGGAGGCGGGCTG tgTGCCCCGATCTCGTGGACAAGTATCTGGAGGAGACATCGATTCGCTATGTGACCCCCAGAGCCCTCAGTGACCCGGAACCGAGGCCCACCCAACCCCCTAAAACAG TGCCTCCCCACTATCCTGTGGTGTGCTGCCCCACTCCGGGCCCTCAGATGTGTAGCAAGAGGCCAGCTCGAGGGAGAGCCACACTCGGGAGCCAGCGAAAACGCCGGAAGTCAGTGACAGCAGATCCCAAGGAGAAACAGACATGTG ACATCAGACTGCGGGTCCGGGCGGAGTACTGCCAGCACGAGACCGCGCTGCAGGGCAACGTCTTCTCCAACAGGCAGGACCCGCTCGAGCGCCAGTTTGAGCGCTTCAACCAGGCCAACACCATCCTCAAGTCCCGGGACCTGGGCTCCATCATCTGCGACATCAAGTTCTCCGAGCTCACCTACCTCGACGCATTCTGGCGCGACTACATCAACGGCTCGTTACTGGAGGCGCTCAAAGGTGTCTTCATCACAGACTCCCTGAAGCAGGCCGTGGGCCACGAAGCTATCAAGCTGCTGGTGAACGTGGACGAGGAGGACTATGAGCTGGGCCGACAGAAGCTCCTGACGAACTTGATGCTGCAGGCCTTGCCCTGA